GACACGTTTTTCCTGGGTGGTGAGTTTGAATAACATGGGAGGCACTCCAAAAAGATGAAAAATCCGCAGATGTCGAAAAAATGCTTCCGCGACTGGCGCCGGGACGGGTTCTGGTTATAAGAATAAGTTTGAATCGCCATTAGCCTATGAAAAAGACAACCCGAAACCTGTCCCTCATGCTCGCGCTCACCGTGGCCGGATGCCTTGGTGTGTTTGCCGCCTCCGCCGAAATCGGCAAGGCCGCGCCGGATTTCACGCTCACCGACATCCAGGGAAAATCCATCTCGCTCTCCGACTACCGCGGCAAAACCGTGGTGCTCGAATGGGTAAACCCGGAATGCCCGTTTGTGGTGAAACACTACGAAAGCGGCAATATCCCGTCGCTCCAGAAAAACGCCGCCGCCGAGGATGTGGTGTGGATTACCATCAATTCGGCCCGTCCCGGGGCGCAGGGTGACTACGATGCGTCACAGGTCGCCGCCTGGTCGCAGAAGAACGGCGCCGCACCGGCCTCATACTGCCGCGATAGCGACGGCAAGGTCGGCCGCCTCTACGGTGCCAAGACCACGCCGCACATGTATGTCATTTCGGCCGACGGCACGCTGGCCTACGATGGCGCGATCGACAGCATCCGCTCCGCGAAACAGGCCGATATCGCCAAGGCCACGAACTACGTGACCGCCGCGCTGGACGCGTTGACGGCGGGCAAGCCGGTCGAGAAATCCACCAGCGAGCCGTATG
This genomic stretch from Termitidicoccus mucosus harbors:
- a CDS encoding thioredoxin family protein, translating into MKKTTRNLSLMLALTVAGCLGVFAASAEIGKAAPDFTLTDIQGKSISLSDYRGKTVVLEWVNPECPFVVKHYESGNIPSLQKNAAAEDVVWITINSARPGAQGDYDASQVAAWSQKNGAAPASYCRDSDGKVGRLYGAKTTPHMYVISADGTLAYDGAIDSIRSAKQADIAKATNYVTAALDALTAGKPVEKSTSEPYGCGVKY